One genomic window of Nakamurella panacisegetis includes the following:
- the map gene encoding type I methionyl aminopeptidase — translation MIEYKTPAQIEKIGTAGALVRRTLNAVRAAAAPGVRLTDLDDLAHQVIRDGGGVSAYIGYHPGWAPSPYPRVLCLSVNDVIVHAIPDRSKLRKGDLVSADLALLVDGWCADAAITFAVGTAGAADQRLMDTTEQALAAGIAAARPGNRLGDIAAAVGAVIRGGGFGLLADHGGHGIGTSMHQDPHVANEGKARRGLKLKPGLVIAIEPMLQAGGRDDYRHCPDGWGVRTADGSRAAHFEHTVAVTLDGPVVLTA, via the coding sequence ATGATCGAGTACAAGACCCCCGCCCAGATCGAGAAGATCGGAACGGCCGGGGCGCTGGTCCGCCGCACCCTGAACGCGGTGCGGGCCGCGGCCGCCCCCGGAGTGCGGCTGACCGATCTCGACGACCTCGCGCACCAGGTGATTCGGGACGGTGGCGGGGTGTCCGCCTACATCGGCTATCACCCAGGATGGGCCCCGTCGCCGTACCCGCGGGTGCTGTGCCTGAGCGTGAACGACGTCATCGTGCACGCCATCCCCGACCGGTCGAAGCTCCGCAAGGGAGACCTGGTCTCGGCCGATCTGGCCCTGCTGGTCGACGGCTGGTGCGCCGACGCGGCGATCACGTTCGCCGTCGGCACCGCGGGCGCCGCCGATCAGCGGCTGATGGACACCACCGAGCAGGCACTCGCCGCCGGGATCGCCGCCGCCCGTCCGGGCAACCGGCTGGGCGACATCGCGGCTGCGGTGGGTGCCGTCATCCGCGGCGGCGGCTTCGGGCTGCTGGCCGACCACGGCGGCCACGGAATCGGGACGTCGATGCATCAGGATCCGCACGTCGCGAACGAGGGCAAGGCGCGCCGCGGGTTGAAACTCAAGCCCGGGCTGGTCATCGCGATCGAACCGATGCTGCAGGCCGGTGGGCGGGACGACTACCGCCACTGCCCGGACGGCTGGGGCGTCCGCACCGCCGACGGCAGCCGGGCCGCCCACTTCGAACACACCGTCGCGGTCACTCTCGACGGGCCGGTGGTGCTCACGGCTTGA
- a CDS encoding sensor histidine kinase, with the protein MRSSVYRWFERHVWAGDAIFGGLVFVVLVVNAAAYRSVDDAALLLLSVTAAPLFLRRSLPHLALLVSVVLLLANLAVIERPTFAVVLAPIAVHAAVVHGGSRVWGRAALTAGLLGSVLAPVRWGYATSGDAFIFLMAVGLCAVSVFAAFVIGERQRERAENQAQQLRTMAERAAMLASEKDQRARMAAATERTRIARELHDIVAHSLSVVIVQADGAAAAVVARPEVAADVLRTISETSREALAEMRRLVGVLRTSDSDGYAPVQGLSDVPALVEQVRQAGVPIDLRYSGPPARLSPGLELTVYRLIQEALTNVIKHAGPSASAVVEIGFGRGQLLVGVTDDGRGAAATRAEGSPERPLMPLVGGGRWSGGGLSDGGAESTAATRAEGSPERPLMPLVGGGRWSGGGLSDGGAESTAATRAEGSPERPLMPLVGGGRWSGGGLSDGGADSTAATRAEGSPERNGDGHGLLGMRERVALQGGALAVGPQVGGGFAVRARFPLPFEAVAGHWPAR; encoded by the coding sequence GTGCGCAGTTCCGTCTACCGCTGGTTCGAACGGCACGTCTGGGCCGGCGACGCCATCTTCGGCGGTCTGGTCTTCGTCGTCCTGGTGGTCAACGCGGCCGCTTACCGGTCCGTCGACGACGCCGCGTTGTTGCTGCTGAGCGTCACCGCGGCGCCGTTGTTCCTGCGGCGCAGCCTCCCGCACCTTGCCCTGCTGGTCTCGGTCGTGCTGCTCCTGGCCAACCTGGCCGTGATCGAACGGCCGACCTTCGCGGTGGTCCTGGCGCCGATCGCCGTGCACGCCGCGGTCGTGCACGGCGGTTCCCGGGTCTGGGGCCGGGCGGCGCTGACGGCCGGTCTCCTCGGGTCCGTGCTGGCGCCGGTGCGCTGGGGTTACGCCACCTCCGGTGACGCGTTCATCTTCCTGATGGCGGTCGGTCTGTGCGCCGTCAGCGTGTTCGCGGCGTTCGTCATCGGTGAGCGGCAACGGGAGCGCGCCGAGAACCAGGCGCAACAATTACGGACGATGGCCGAGCGGGCGGCGATGCTGGCGTCCGAGAAGGACCAGCGGGCCCGCATGGCGGCCGCGACCGAACGGACCCGCATCGCTCGCGAGTTACACGACATCGTGGCCCACTCGTTGTCGGTGGTGATCGTCCAGGCCGACGGGGCCGCGGCGGCGGTGGTCGCCCGTCCGGAGGTGGCGGCCGATGTGCTGCGCACCATCTCCGAGACGAGCCGTGAGGCGCTGGCCGAGATGCGGCGACTGGTCGGGGTGCTGCGGACGTCGGACTCTGACGGGTACGCCCCGGTCCAGGGCTTGTCCGATGTCCCGGCGCTCGTCGAGCAGGTCCGTCAGGCCGGGGTACCGATCGACTTGCGTTACTCGGGACCGCCCGCTCGGCTGTCGCCCGGCCTCGAGCTCACCGTGTATCGGCTGATCCAGGAGGCTCTGACCAACGTGATCAAGCACGCCGGGCCGTCCGCGTCGGCGGTGGTGGAGATCGGGTTCGGCCGGGGCCAGTTGCTGGTCGGCGTCACCGACGACGGGAGGGGCGCGGCCGCGACGCGGGCCGAAGGTTCGCCGGAGCGGCCGCTGATGCCTTTGGTGGGTGGGGGCCGTTGGTCGGGTGGGGGACTGTCGGACGGTGGGGCGGAGAGTACGGCCGCGACGCGGGCCGAAGGTTCGCCGGAGCGGCCGCTGATGCCTTTGGTGGGTGGGGGCCGTTGGTCGGGTGGGGGACTGTCGGACGGTGGGGCGGAGAGTACGGCCGCGACTCGGGCCGAAGGTTCGCCGGAGCGGCCGCTGATGCCTTTGGTGGGTGGGGGCCGTTGGTCGGGTGGGGGACTGTCGGACGGTGGGGCGGACAGTACGGCCGCGACGCGGGCCGAAGGTTCGCCGGAGCGCAACGGCGACGGCCACGGCTTGCTCGGCATGCGGGAGCGAGTGGCGCTGCAGGGTGGTGCGCTCGCTGTCGGCCCGCAGGTCGGGGGCGGCTTCGCGGTCCGGGCCCGGTTCCCGCTGCCCTTCGAGGCCGTCGCTGGTCATTGGCCCGCCCGGTGA
- a CDS encoding response regulator has product MIRVFLVDDQALVRSGFAMLLSAQADITVVGEAADGAAALRALAGVEADVVLMDIRMPVMDGVAATRELLARPGAPRVLVLTTFDLDEYVFAALNAGASGFLLKDARPDELLGALRAVADGDAVIAPSATRRLLEHVAPTLSSGSREPDPALRLLTVREREVLVQVARGLTNAEIAVALYMAESTVKTHIGSLLAKLGRRDRVALVLLAFRAGLVAQT; this is encoded by the coding sequence GTGATCCGCGTCTTCCTGGTCGACGACCAGGCCCTGGTCCGGTCGGGATTCGCCATGTTGCTGTCTGCCCAGGCCGACATCACCGTGGTCGGGGAGGCGGCCGACGGGGCCGCCGCACTTCGCGCACTGGCCGGCGTGGAGGCCGACGTGGTGTTGATGGACATCCGGATGCCGGTGATGGACGGCGTCGCGGCGACGCGCGAGTTGTTGGCTCGTCCCGGAGCGCCTCGCGTGCTCGTGCTGACCACCTTCGACCTCGATGAGTACGTTTTCGCCGCGCTCAATGCCGGTGCGTCCGGTTTCCTGCTGAAGGATGCCCGCCCGGACGAACTGCTGGGCGCCCTGCGGGCCGTCGCCGACGGTGACGCGGTCATCGCGCCGTCGGCCACCCGCCGCCTGCTCGAGCACGTGGCTCCGACCCTGTCGTCCGGTTCGCGGGAACCGGATCCGGCGCTCCGGCTGCTGACGGTGCGTGAGCGGGAAGTCCTGGTGCAGGTGGCGCGCGGTCTGACCAACGCGGAGATCGCGGTCGCTCTGTACATGGCCGAATCGACGGTCAAGACCCACATCGGCAGCCTGCTGGCGAAACTGGGCCGACGGGACCGCGTGGCCCTTGTCCTGCTCGCGTTCCGGGCCGGGCTGGTGGCTCAGACCTAG
- a CDS encoding ABC transporter ATP-binding protein — translation MTTPATTPTGRAEHAARAVGLSKAYGSGDNRVRAVDNVTVDFPRGTFTAVMGPSGSGKSTLMHCLAGLDSATSGQSFIGDVDITTLNDNQLTRLRRDRIGFVFQSFNLLPTLNARQNILLPLDLAGRGLDQQRFDALIRSLGLTDRLGHRPSELSGGQQQRVAIARALITLPDVVFADEPTGALDSRNGAALLAYLRLCVREGGQTVVMVTHDPLAASYADRVLLLADGALAGELLDPTPDTVLAALRTLTASPDSGLAGFASPVAPLAGFTSPVAPLAGFASPVTPLAQDV, via the coding sequence ATGACTACACCGGCCACAACGCCCACCGGGCGAGCAGAGCATGCGGCCAGAGCCGTTGGTCTGAGCAAGGCCTACGGCTCCGGCGACAACCGGGTCCGGGCAGTGGACAACGTCACCGTCGACTTCCCGCGCGGCACGTTCACGGCGGTGATGGGGCCGTCCGGATCGGGCAAGTCGACCCTGATGCACTGCCTGGCCGGCCTCGACTCGGCCACTTCCGGGCAGTCGTTCATCGGCGACGTCGACATCACCACGCTGAACGACAACCAACTCACCCGGCTGCGGCGCGACCGTATCGGCTTCGTCTTCCAGTCGTTCAACCTGCTCCCGACCCTCAACGCCCGGCAGAACATCCTGCTGCCTCTCGATCTCGCCGGCCGCGGCCTCGACCAGCAGCGGTTCGACGCACTGATCCGCTCCCTCGGTCTCACGGACCGGCTCGGTCACCGCCCCAGCGAACTGTCCGGCGGCCAGCAGCAGCGGGTCGCCATCGCCCGGGCCCTGATCACACTGCCGGACGTGGTCTTCGCCGACGAACCGACCGGCGCCCTCGATTCCCGTAACGGCGCCGCCCTGCTGGCCTATCTCCGGTTGTGCGTGCGCGAAGGCGGACAGACGGTCGTCATGGTCACGCACGATCCGCTCGCCGCGTCCTACGCCGACCGGGTCCTGCTGCTGGCCGACGGCGCTCTGGCCGGTGAACTGTTGGACCCGACGCCCGACACCGTGCTCGCTGCACTGCGAACCCTCACGGCGTCGCCCGACTCCGGGCTTGCCGGGTTCGCATCCCCCGTCGCTCCGCTCGCCGGGTTCACGTCTCCCGTCGCTCCGCTCGCCGGGTTTGCGTCCCCCGTCACTCCGCTCGCCCAGGACGTCTGA
- a CDS encoding ABC transporter permease, which translates to MLRSALAELRTHPGRFAAVVLAVVLGVGFAAATQVFTAGFNASLIRAAAADVSRIDVQVQSTDGQALDADRLARIPGVLRAEPAIRTYVDFAGSSSRGYLRLTNIPADPAQRWYGLDAGRWPTGTSELAIDHGTATRNHWQLGSTITLGAGRVTVVGVLDTKVSPMADSNDGGYAPLALLTALPGVTIETVNLVTSADPATVAAKVEAEVSGVTAQTSAEIAQQAVEHLAGGTTVLTIILLAFVVLAGLVAAMVVANTFTILITGRQRQIALLRCVGATGAQVRRSALTEVVLVAVIGSVLGVGVGIGIGRLAGAIAGISSADQRTPLAGLTLTALIGVLVTVVAALAPTARAARIAPMAALRPVDTVEHSRRVGRVRLSVGLLFLLGGGAVLGAGAFGHQLLVAIPGGALTAIGVLVLIRVTLPAVLRLVGGVGGLFGPTGRLAVANIRRNPSRAAATCTALVVGVGAVVTLLVATASAQAGADRAVGLRNPLDLQITAQDGKVVPAGLLTTIAAIDGVRAAVAVDSGTVTLNGSGYRLFGPSAAQLSAVRNGGQLEAGQIALPGDLIQQLHLEAGALITLKAGTRSVTLAVSRWPITDDGSLVVLRSDLLALDPSPQPTAIWAKFTAGAAPNAVIAAVNPVVAPLAGLDISGAGVQRAATAEVLDAVIKVALALLAVAVVIAVVGIGNTLGLSVVERTRESALLRALGLRRRQLRSMLAVEAGLLALLAAAVGIVFGTLFGFAAVGAAFGEAGATAVLSVPWLELVAVTGGALLAGVLASILPGRRAARATPIQALVDV; encoded by the coding sequence ATGTTGCGCTCCGCTCTGGCCGAGCTCCGCACCCACCCAGGGCGGTTCGCCGCCGTCGTGCTGGCCGTCGTCCTGGGTGTCGGGTTCGCGGCCGCCACCCAGGTGTTCACCGCCGGCTTCAACGCCTCCCTGATCCGAGCGGCGGCGGCCGACGTCAGCCGGATCGACGTGCAGGTCCAGTCCACCGACGGACAGGCGCTCGATGCGGACCGGCTGGCCCGGATCCCGGGCGTGCTGCGGGCCGAACCGGCGATCCGGACCTACGTCGACTTCGCCGGGTCCAGCAGCCGCGGTTACCTGCGGTTGACCAACATCCCGGCCGACCCCGCTCAGCGCTGGTACGGGTTGGACGCCGGGCGCTGGCCCACCGGTACATCCGAGCTGGCCATCGACCACGGAACCGCCACCCGCAATCATTGGCAGCTCGGGAGCACCATCACCCTGGGCGCCGGTCGGGTGACCGTCGTCGGGGTCCTGGACACGAAGGTCTCGCCGATGGCCGACAGCAACGACGGCGGGTACGCACCGCTCGCCCTGCTGACCGCGTTGCCCGGCGTCACGATCGAGACGGTGAACCTGGTGACCAGCGCCGATCCGGCCACGGTGGCGGCGAAGGTCGAGGCGGAGGTCTCCGGCGTCACCGCGCAGACGTCGGCCGAGATCGCCCAGCAGGCGGTGGAGCACCTGGCCGGCGGGACCACCGTGCTGACGATCATCCTGCTGGCCTTCGTGGTGCTGGCCGGCCTGGTCGCCGCGATGGTGGTGGCCAACACGTTCACCATCCTGATCACCGGACGCCAACGGCAGATCGCGCTGCTGCGGTGTGTCGGGGCCACCGGTGCCCAGGTTCGACGGTCGGCGCTGACCGAGGTCGTGCTGGTGGCCGTCATCGGATCGGTGCTCGGCGTCGGCGTCGGTATCGGGATCGGCCGGTTGGCCGGCGCGATCGCCGGTATCAGTTCGGCCGACCAGCGGACGCCACTCGCGGGCCTGACCCTGACCGCGCTGATCGGGGTGCTGGTCACCGTCGTCGCCGCCCTGGCTCCGACGGCTCGGGCGGCCCGGATCGCTCCGATGGCGGCGCTGCGACCGGTGGATACGGTCGAACACTCCCGTCGGGTCGGACGGGTTCGACTCTCCGTCGGGCTGCTGTTCCTGCTCGGTGGGGGAGCCGTGCTCGGTGCCGGTGCGTTCGGTCATCAGCTGCTGGTGGCCATCCCCGGCGGCGCGCTGACCGCGATCGGGGTGCTGGTGCTGATCCGGGTGACGCTGCCGGCGGTGCTGCGGTTGGTCGGCGGCGTCGGTGGCCTGTTCGGGCCGACGGGGCGACTGGCCGTCGCCAACATCCGGCGAAATCCGTCCCGGGCCGCCGCCACCTGCACCGCTCTGGTCGTCGGGGTCGGAGCCGTCGTCACGCTGCTCGTCGCCACCGCCTCGGCCCAGGCCGGAGCCGACCGGGCGGTTGGTCTCCGCAATCCGCTCGACCTGCAGATCACCGCGCAGGACGGGAAGGTCGTACCGGCCGGCTTGCTGACCACCATCGCGGCGATCGACGGCGTCCGGGCGGCCGTGGCGGTCGACAGCGGGACGGTGACCCTGAACGGATCGGGCTACCGGCTGTTCGGCCCGTCGGCGGCTCAGCTGAGCGCCGTCCGCAACGGTGGCCAACTCGAAGCCGGACAGATCGCCCTGCCCGGTGACCTCATTCAGCAACTGCACCTGGAGGCCGGCGCGTTGATCACCCTGAAAGCCGGAACCCGCTCGGTGACCTTGGCCGTCTCCCGGTGGCCGATCACCGATGACGGATCCTTGGTGGTGCTGCGTTCGGACCTGCTTGCGCTCGATCCGAGCCCGCAGCCGACCGCGATCTGGGCCAAGTTCACCGCCGGCGCGGCGCCGAACGCCGTCATCGCCGCCGTCAACCCGGTGGTGGCTCCGCTCGCCGGGCTCGACATCTCCGGGGCCGGGGTGCAGCGGGCGGCCACGGCCGAAGTGCTGGACGCGGTGATCAAGGTGGCCCTGGCCCTGTTGGCCGTGGCCGTAGTCATCGCGGTCGTCGGAATCGGCAACACCCTTGGCCTGTCGGTGGTGGAACGGACCCGGGAATCGGCTCTGCTCCGGGCCCTGGGCCTACGCCGCCGGCAGCTGCGGTCGATGCTCGCGGTGGAGGCCGGTCTGCTGGCGCTGCTGGCCGCGGCCGTCGGCATCGTCTTCGGGACGCTGTTCGGCTTCGCCGCCGTCGGGGCCGCCTTCGGCGAGGCCGGGGCGACCGCGGTGCTGTCCGTGCCGTGGCTGGAGTTGGTCGCGGTGACCGGCGGTGCATTGCTGGCCGGGGTGCTGGCCTCGATCCTGCCCGGCCGCCGGGCGGCGAGAGCTACGCCGATCCAAGCGCTCGTCGACGTGTGA
- a CDS encoding SdpI family protein has translation MSNAPVAFTLPVVLLLLVLAGLGYVTARRGWAGTLRRDGRLGIRSKAASSSDDAFAVANRVAAPVVGGAAAIALVLAVLVTVLHLPTAGSVVIGVLGLLGVLVLMVAGGVLGEQAARTLPVPARRPRPSAACSGCACGSGGCAGLTRTAAPGTAV, from the coding sequence GTGTCCAACGCACCCGTCGCCTTCACCCTCCCGGTCGTCCTGCTGCTGCTCGTCCTGGCTGGGCTGGGTTACGTCACCGCCCGTCGGGGCTGGGCCGGCACCCTCCGCCGGGACGGCCGGTTGGGCATCCGCTCCAAGGCCGCCTCCAGCAGCGACGACGCGTTCGCCGTGGCGAACCGCGTCGCCGCTCCGGTGGTGGGCGGAGCCGCCGCGATCGCGCTGGTGCTGGCCGTGCTGGTCACCGTGCTCCACCTGCCGACGGCCGGCAGCGTCGTGATCGGCGTCCTGGGCCTGCTCGGTGTTCTGGTGCTGATGGTCGCCGGCGGTGTCCTCGGCGAGCAGGCGGCCCGCACGCTCCCGGTTCCGGCCCGCCGGCCGCGACCCAGCGCCGCCTGCAGCGGTTGTGCCTGCGGTTCCGGCGGCTGTGCCGGCCTCACCCGGACCGCGGCGCCGGGCACCGCGGTCTGA
- the leuS gene encoding leucine--tRNA ligase produces the protein MTTEQTEMPAPATDGAPPFRYNAALAAEIETRWQDRWEAEGTFNAPNPSGPLAPADPQDIPRDKLYVLDMFPYPSGAGLHVGHPLGYIGTDVLGRFERMRGRNVLHTIGYDAFGLPAEQYAVRTGTHPRATTETNVARYRAQLRRLGFGHDQRRSVATTDVEFYRWTQWIFLQLFNAYYDVDQGRARPIDDLVGEFSSGARPTPGGTPWGELGSTEQQTILAQHRLAYISEAPVNWCPGLGTVLSNEEITPDGKSEIGNFPVFRRNLRQWMMRITAYADRLIEDLDRLDWPESVKAMQRNWIGRSVGARVSFPVAGTDRTIEVYTTRPDTLFGATYTVLAPEHPLVDAIAAAAWPEGVNPRWTGGAPTPAEAVSAYREQASRKSDLDRQETKEKTGVFTGAYAVNPVNGARLPIFVADYVLMGYGTGAIMAVPGQDTRDHEFATEFDLPIVRTVQPPEGFPEDQPFLESGPAINSANDEISLDGLPVPEAKAAMIDYLADKGVGSPQVQYRLRDWLFSRQRYWGEPFPIVYDEDDLPIALPDEMLPLELPEVANYAPQSFDPEDANSTPVPPLGRATEWATVELDLGHGRKTYRRELNVMPQWAGSCWYELRYLDPTNSKAFIDPEVEKYWMGKDPSRPNDTGGVDLYVGGVEHAVLHLLYSRFWHKVLFDLGHVTSEEPFRKLFNQGYIQAYAYTDARGTYVPAEDVVVSPDGTSFTYQGAPVNREYGKMGKRLLNVVTPDEMCDRYGADTFRMYEMGMGPLDISRPWQTRDVVGSQRYLQRTWRAIVSEESGEAIVTDDAPDEETLKLLHRTIDGVTTDFANMSYNTAIAKLIGLTNHLTKSGQPTPRMVAEALVQMTAPLAPHISEELWSRLGHAQSLAHGPFPIADPALLVADAIEYPIQVKGKVRSRISVPADFGVEAVQAAALADEKIVELLAGAAPRKVVVVPGKMVSIVP, from the coding sequence ATGACCACCGAGCAGACCGAGATGCCGGCGCCGGCGACCGACGGCGCCCCGCCCTTCCGTTACAACGCGGCCCTGGCCGCCGAGATCGAGACCCGCTGGCAGGATCGCTGGGAGGCCGAGGGCACGTTCAACGCCCCGAATCCGAGCGGGCCGCTGGCGCCGGCCGATCCGCAGGACATCCCCCGCGACAAGCTGTACGTCCTGGACATGTTCCCGTACCCGTCCGGCGCCGGCCTGCACGTCGGGCACCCGCTGGGCTACATCGGCACCGACGTCCTGGGCCGGTTCGAACGGATGCGCGGCCGCAACGTGCTGCACACCATCGGCTATGACGCGTTCGGTCTGCCGGCCGAGCAGTACGCCGTCCGCACCGGCACCCACCCGCGCGCGACCACCGAGACCAACGTCGCCCGCTACCGGGCGCAGCTGCGGCGGCTGGGCTTCGGCCACGACCAGCGGCGCAGCGTCGCCACCACCGATGTCGAGTTCTACCGGTGGACGCAGTGGATCTTCCTGCAGCTGTTCAACGCCTACTACGACGTCGACCAGGGTCGCGCCCGTCCGATCGACGACCTGGTCGGCGAGTTCAGTTCGGGCGCCCGCCCGACGCCGGGCGGCACGCCGTGGGGCGAGCTGGGCTCCACCGAGCAGCAGACGATCCTGGCTCAGCATCGGCTGGCCTACATCTCCGAGGCGCCGGTCAACTGGTGCCCGGGTCTGGGCACGGTGCTGTCGAACGAGGAGATCACCCCCGACGGCAAGAGCGAGATCGGCAACTTCCCGGTGTTCCGCCGCAACCTGCGGCAGTGGATGATGCGCATCACCGCCTACGCCGACCGGCTGATCGAGGACCTGGACCGGCTGGACTGGCCCGAGTCGGTGAAAGCCATGCAGCGCAACTGGATCGGCCGCAGCGTCGGTGCCCGGGTAAGCTTCCCGGTGGCCGGTACCGACCGCACGATCGAGGTCTACACCACCCGCCCCGACACCCTGTTCGGGGCCACCTACACCGTGCTGGCCCCCGAGCACCCGCTGGTCGACGCCATTGCCGCCGCCGCGTGGCCAGAGGGCGTCAACCCGAGGTGGACCGGCGGCGCGCCGACCCCGGCCGAGGCCGTCTCCGCCTACCGGGAGCAGGCGTCCCGCAAGTCGGATCTGGACCGGCAGGAGACCAAGGAGAAGACCGGTGTGTTCACCGGCGCCTACGCGGTGAACCCGGTCAACGGCGCGCGGCTGCCGATCTTCGTGGCCGACTACGTGCTGATGGGCTACGGCACCGGCGCCATCATGGCCGTGCCTGGTCAGGACACCCGGGACCACGAGTTCGCCACGGAATTCGACCTGCCGATCGTCCGTACCGTGCAGCCTCCGGAAGGCTTCCCGGAGGATCAGCCGTTCCTGGAGTCGGGGCCGGCCATCAACAGCGCCAACGACGAGATCTCCCTGGACGGCCTGCCGGTGCCCGAGGCGAAGGCCGCCATGATCGACTACCTGGCCGACAAGGGCGTCGGATCGCCGCAGGTGCAGTACCGCCTGCGGGACTGGCTGTTCAGCCGGCAGCGGTACTGGGGAGAACCCTTCCCGATCGTCTACGACGAGGACGATCTGCCGATCGCCCTGCCTGACGAGATGCTGCCGCTGGAGCTGCCCGAGGTGGCGAACTACGCGCCGCAGTCGTTCGACCCGGAGGACGCCAACTCCACCCCGGTGCCGCCACTGGGCCGGGCCACCGAGTGGGCCACCGTCGAGCTGGATCTGGGTCACGGCCGCAAGACCTACCGACGTGAACTGAACGTCATGCCGCAGTGGGCCGGTTCCTGCTGGTACGAGTTGCGGTACCTGGACCCGACCAACTCCAAGGCCTTCATCGATCCCGAGGTCGAGAAGTACTGGATGGGCAAGGACCCGTCGCGCCCGAACGACACCGGCGGGGTCGACCTGTACGTCGGCGGAGTGGAGCACGCGGTGCTGCACCTGCTGTACTCCCGGTTCTGGCACAAGGTGCTGTTCGACCTGGGTCATGTCACCAGCGAGGAGCCCTTCCGCAAGCTGTTCAACCAGGGCTACATCCAGGCCTACGCGTACACCGACGCGCGCGGCACCTACGTTCCGGCCGAGGACGTCGTGGTCTCCCCGGACGGGACGTCCTTCACCTACCAGGGCGCCCCGGTCAACCGCGAGTACGGGAAGATGGGCAAGCGCCTGCTGAACGTCGTCACCCCGGACGAGATGTGCGACCGGTACGGGGCCGACACCTTCCGGATGTACGAGATGGGCATGGGCCCGCTGGACATCTCCCGGCCGTGGCAGACCCGCGACGTCGTCGGCTCGCAGCGGTATCTGCAGCGGACCTGGCGGGCGATCGTCTCGGAGGAATCCGGGGAGGCGATCGTCACCGACGACGCGCCCGACGAGGAGACCCTGAAGCTGCTGCACCGCACCATCGACGGGGTCACCACCGACTTCGCGAACATGTCGTACAACACGGCCATCGCGAAACTGATCGGCCTGACCAACCACCTGACGAAGTCGGGGCAGCCGACCCCGCGGATGGTGGCCGAGGCCCTGGTCCAGATGACGGCGCCGCTGGCCCCGCACATCAGCGAGGAGCTGTGGAGCCGGTTGGGCCATGCGCAGTCGCTGGCTCATGGGCCGTTCCCGATCGCCGACCCGGCGCTGCTGGTGGCCGACGCGATCGAGTACCCGATCCAGGTCAAGGGCAAGGTCCGCTCGCGGATCTCGGTCCCGGCCGACTTCGGCGTGGAGGCGGTGCAGGCCGCGGCGCTCGCCGACGAGAAGATCGTCGAGTTGCTGGCCGGCGCCGCGCCGCGCAAGGTGGTCGTCGTCCCGGGCAAGATGGTCTCGATCGTCCCGTAG
- a CDS encoding carbon-nitrogen hydrolase family protein → MRIAVSQFSPGDDPGANAAVLVAQVARAAADGASLLLAPEGSIVSFLTDPQAPRRVAQPLDGSFVTALARASKEHRITVAAGTFVPDPGSDRVHNTLVVLQDGVVAAAYRKIHLYDAFSFVESDTVAPGADAPPVVEVDGVRVGFATCYDLRFPELFRVLSAGGAQVIALASAWVKGPLKEEHWLTLLRARAIENTCYVVAADQAGKAGIGRSVAFDPFGLQLLDLGSADIATGSVTVDLERLAEVRKILPSALHRRFRIDPIPS, encoded by the coding sequence ATGCGAATCGCAGTCAGCCAGTTCAGCCCGGGTGACGACCCGGGCGCCAACGCCGCGGTGCTGGTCGCGCAGGTCGCCCGAGCGGCGGCCGACGGCGCGTCCCTGTTGTTGGCTCCGGAGGGTTCGATCGTCTCGTTCCTGACCGACCCGCAGGCGCCGCGACGCGTGGCCCAGCCGCTCGACGGCTCGTTCGTCACGGCCCTGGCGCGGGCATCGAAGGAGCACCGGATCACGGTCGCCGCCGGGACGTTCGTGCCCGATCCGGGGTCCGACCGCGTGCACAACACCCTGGTCGTCCTGCAGGACGGCGTGGTGGCCGCCGCCTACCGCAAGATCCACCTGTACGACGCGTTCTCCTTCGTCGAGTCGGACACGGTCGCCCCGGGCGCCGACGCTCCGCCCGTGGTCGAGGTCGACGGCGTCCGGGTCGGGTTCGCCACCTGTTACGACCTGCGGTTCCCGGAGCTGTTCCGGGTGCTGTCGGCCGGCGGCGCGCAGGTCATCGCGTTGGCGTCGGCCTGGGTGAAGGGGCCGCTGAAGGAGGAGCACTGGTTGACGCTGCTTCGGGCCCGGGCCATCGAGAACACCTGTTACGTGGTGGCCGCCGACCAGGCCGGGAAGGCCGGGATCGGACGATCGGTGGCCTTCGACCCGTTCGGTCTGCAGCTGCTGGACCTGGGCAGCGCCGACATCGCCACCGGATCGGTGACGGTCGACCTCGAGCGGCTGGCCGAGGTCCGGAAGATCCTGCCCAGTGCGTTGCATCGCCGATTCCGGATCGACCCGATCCCGTCATGA